The following coding sequences are from one Electrophorus electricus isolate fEleEle1 chromosome 22, fEleEle1.pri, whole genome shotgun sequence window:
- the kif20a gene encoding kinesin-like protein KIF20A isoform X1, producing MSAVVPSPGAVFSDEEECSAVFESTAADIGGSVPVPRFGAPLTELSVIIPSTEPKTPAKQRGQPKLGLNPVAGGDQAEKLQVFLRIRPLTAVETERGEDQGCVCVQTDDTLLLKAPKDSHSMKSAERGIVPSLHRFSFTKIFGPEAPQQEVYDQTMRGMVRDVLRGENRLLYTYGVTNSGKTYTIQGTVSEAGLLPRVLVSVFHKLTGRLYPAMDLKPVLSQEIRRLEAGEVRAEEIRREALLTEVEAVKPRGGVTADWDSGIAGLSTATYLEDSDTVCLEADGLSLSSGGDLEPGLQYSIWVSFYEIYNEFLYDLLETPPFLHNRKRATLRLSDDKYGNPYVKDLTWIQVRSAEEAWKVLRVGRRNQSFASTHLNHNSSRSHCIFTLRVLHIQPQTDLVLGTRISELSVCDLAGSERCKEQQSGERMKEATNINTSLLTLGRCVSALRHNQNNRSRPPQVVPFRDSKLTRVLQAYFCGHGHSCMMVNINPCASTYDETLQALKFSAIATQLVHGPSSKTRVAYILSLLREQSVHPNDTALIEEEEEEDSDEEGDLTMFNAEALLKAIDVLKREVLRQRQEKEDLEARVREEVCSEMMDIINSMQDNFSTTLESERDLMEKRCENKINNLRSSLRTYYSQQLEEREEQIRELTAALQEPRGGSGAPIFPPLVEGEGPRRSQRLASVQRRDTGHEKAELEQCRAELEQCRAELDLKQTELRLKTLELKRFQEQIPVDSTTGSLTATVDRKLMEGQKNLRQLRADLHTLGLKLQSGERACCRNTDGEKLRTALSTADHTLAKQDQMLMELHTSLQMVKAELRHKSEALAQMQLGQQRPPPAPATPTTPSSCKRRGCGVAMAYMENQPPEKRPFLHSLFSSTKTTTGQLRATPTATPYARVLRSRQPSPPASPILQLRGRY from the exons ATGTCTGCAGTAGTGCCGTCGCCGGGTGCCGTGTTCTCCGATGAGGAggagtgcagtgcagtgtttgAGTCCACTGCGGCAGATATTGGGGGCTCTGTGCCAGTCCCACGCTTTGGGGCGCCGTTGACAGAGCTGTCGGTCATCATTCCCTCAACTGAGCCCAAGACACCTGCAAAGCAG AGGGGGCAGCCAAAGCTTGGCCTGAACCCAGTTGCCGGCGGAGACCAAGCCGAGAAGCTGCAGGTGTTTCTGCGCATCCGTCCTCTCACAGCAGTGGAGACGGAGAGAGGAGAAGACCAG ggctgtgTATGTGTCCAGACTGATGACACTCTGCTGCTGAAGGCCCCTAAAGATTCCCACAGCATGAAGAGTGCTGAGAGGGGCATCGTGCCCAGCCTGCACCGGTTCAGCTTCACCAAG ATCTTTGGGCCAGAAGCCCCCCAGCAGGAGGTATATGACCAGACTATGAGAGGGATGGTGCGTGACGTCCTCCGTGGAGAAAACCGGCTTCTCTATACCTATGGTGTCACCAACTCAGGCAAAACCTACACCATACAGG GCACGGTGTCAGAAGCAGGCCTTTTGCCCCGCGTGTTGGTCTCCGTGTTCCACAAACTGACAGGACGGCTGTATCCCGCCATGGACCTGAAGCCCGTGCTGAGTCAGGAGATCCGTAGGCTGGAAGCAGGAGAGGTCCGCGCCGAGGAAATTCGCAGGGAAGCTCTGCTCACTGAG GTGGAGGCGGTGAAACCACGTGGAGGTGTCACTGCAGACTGGGACAGCGGCATTGCAGGTCTCTCCACTGCCACGTACCTGGAGG ATTCAGACACTGTGTGCCTGGAAGCGGACGGGCTCTCTCTCAGCAGTGGGGGTGATCTGGAGCCCGGCCTCCAGTACTCCATCTGGGTCTCCTTCTATGAGATCTACAACGAGTTTCTGTACGACCTGCTGGAGACACCACCGTTCCTCCACAACCGGAAGAGAGCCACGCTGCGTCTGAGTGACGACAAATATGGAAACCCCTACGTGAAGG ACTTGACGTGGATTCAGGTTCGCAGTGCTGAGGAGGCGTGGAAAGTGCTCAGGGTTGGTCGACGTAACCAGAGCTTCGCCAGCACACACCTCAACCACAACTCCAGCCGCAG CCACTGTATCTTCACTCTTCGGGTGCTACATATCCAGCCACAGACTGATCTGGTACTTGGAACACGAATCAGTGA gctgtctgtgtgtgacctGGCTGGTTCGGAGCGCTGTAAGGAGCAGCAGAGTGGAGAGCGGATGAAGGAGGCGACCAACATCAACACGTCTCTGCTCACACTGGGACGCTGTGTGAGTGCCCTCCGACACAACCAGAACAACAG GTCGCGACCCCCGCAGGTGGTGCCGTTCAGGGACAGCAAGCTAACGCGTGTGCTACAGGCCTACTTCTGTGGGCATGGGCACTCCTGCATGATGGTCAACATCAACCCCTGCGCATCCACCTACGACGAAACCCTACAGGCCCTCAAGTTCTCCGCCATCGCCACCCAG CTGGTGCATGGTCCATCCTCTAAGACGCGCGTGGCCTACATCCTGTCTCTCCTTCGGGAGCAGTCTGTCCATCCAAACGACACGGCTCTAatagaggaggaagaggaggaggatagTGATGAAGAAGGAGACCTCACCATGTTCAACGCTGAG GCTCTCCTGAAGGCCATTGACGTCCTGAAGCGGGAGGTGTTGCGTCAGCGGCAAGAGAAGGAGGATCTGGAGgcgcgtgtgagagaggagGTCTGCTCCGAGATGATGGATATCATCAACAGCATGCAGGACAACTTCAG CACAACCCTTGAGAGCGAGAGGGACCTGATGGAGAAGAGGTGTGAGAACAAGATCAACAATCTGAGGAGCAGCCTGAGGACGTACTACAGCCAGCAGCTGGAG gagagagaggagcagatcCGAGAGCTAACCGCAGCTCTGCAGGAGCCCAGGGGTGGGAGTGGGGCTCCTATATTCCCCCCACTGGTGGAGGGGGAGGGCCCACGGCGCTCTCAGAGGCTGGCCTCTGTGCAGAGGCGGGACACAGGGCACGAGAAGGCGGAGCTGGAACAGTGCAGGGCGGAGCTGGAACAGTGCAGGGCGGAGCTGGACCTGAAGCAGACTGAGCTGAGACTGAAGACGCTGG AGCTGAAGCGTTTCCAGGAGCAGATTCCCGTTGACAGCACCACTGGAAGCCTGACGGCTACAGTGGACCGCAAGCTGATGGAGGGCCAGAAG aaCCTCAGGCAGCTGCgagcagacctgcacacactGGGTCTGAAGCTGCAGTCTGGGGAGAGAGCCTGCTGTCGTAACACTGACGGAGAGAAGTTACGCACCGCCCTGAGTACAGCAGACCACACACTCGCCAAACAG GACCAGATGCTGATGGAGCTTCACACCAGTCTGCAAATGGTGAAGGCCGAACTGCGCCACAAATCCGAAGCTCTTGCACAGATGCAGCTTGGCCAGCAGCGCCCGCCTCCTGCTCCAGCCACGCCCACCACACCCAGCTCCTGTAAGAGGCGGGGCTGCGGCGTGGCCATGGCCTACATGGAGAACCAGCCCCCGGAGAAGCGGCCCTTCCTGCACTCCCTCTTCTCAAGCACCAAGACCACCACGGGCCAGCTCAGGGCCACGCCCACTGCCACGCCGTACGCCAGAGTGCTGCGCTCCCGCCAGCCCTCCCCCCCAGCCAGCCCCATCCTCCAGCTCAGGGGCAGGTACTGA
- the kif20a gene encoding kinesin-like protein KIF20A isoform X2 has product MSAVVPSPGAVFSDEEECSAVFESTAADIGGSVPVPRFGAPLTELSVIIPSTEPKTPAKQRGQPKLGLNPVAGGDQAEKLQVFLRIRPLTAVETERGEDQGCVCVQTDDTLLLKAPKDSHSMKSAERGIVPSLHRFSFTKIFGPEAPQQEVYDQTMRGMVRDVLRGENRLLYTYGVTNSGKTYTIQGTVSEAGLLPRVLVSVFHKLTGRLYPAMDLKPVLSQEIRRLEAGEVRAEEIRREALLTEVEAVKPRGGVTADWDSGIAGLSTATYLEDSDTVCLEADGLSLSSGGDLEPGLQYSIWVSFYEIYNEFLYDLLETPPFLHNRKRATLRLSDDKYGNPYVKDLTWIQVRSAEEAWKVLRVGRRNQSFASTHLNHNSSRSHCIFTLRVLHIQPQTDLVLGTRISELSVCDLAGSERCKEQQSGERMKEATNINTSLLTLGRCVSALRHNQNNRSRPPQVVPFRDSKLTRVLQAYFCGHGHSCMMVNINPCASTYDETLQALKFSAIATQLVHGPSSKTRVAYILSLLREQSVHPNDTALIEEEEEEDSDEEGDLTMFNAEALLKAIDVLKREVLRQRQEKEDLEARVREEVCSEMMDIINSMQDNFSTTLESERDLMEKRCENKINNLRSSLRTYYSQQLEEREEQIRELTAALQEPRGGSGAPIFPPLVEGEGPRRSQRLASVQRRDTGHEKAELEQCRAELEQCRAELDLKQTELRLKTLELKRFQEQIPVDSTTGSLTATVDRKLMEGQKNLRQLRADLHTLGLKLQSGERACCRNTDGEKLRTALSTADHTLAKQISTLRTRC; this is encoded by the exons ATGTCTGCAGTAGTGCCGTCGCCGGGTGCCGTGTTCTCCGATGAGGAggagtgcagtgcagtgtttgAGTCCACTGCGGCAGATATTGGGGGCTCTGTGCCAGTCCCACGCTTTGGGGCGCCGTTGACAGAGCTGTCGGTCATCATTCCCTCAACTGAGCCCAAGACACCTGCAAAGCAG AGGGGGCAGCCAAAGCTTGGCCTGAACCCAGTTGCCGGCGGAGACCAAGCCGAGAAGCTGCAGGTGTTTCTGCGCATCCGTCCTCTCACAGCAGTGGAGACGGAGAGAGGAGAAGACCAG ggctgtgTATGTGTCCAGACTGATGACACTCTGCTGCTGAAGGCCCCTAAAGATTCCCACAGCATGAAGAGTGCTGAGAGGGGCATCGTGCCCAGCCTGCACCGGTTCAGCTTCACCAAG ATCTTTGGGCCAGAAGCCCCCCAGCAGGAGGTATATGACCAGACTATGAGAGGGATGGTGCGTGACGTCCTCCGTGGAGAAAACCGGCTTCTCTATACCTATGGTGTCACCAACTCAGGCAAAACCTACACCATACAGG GCACGGTGTCAGAAGCAGGCCTTTTGCCCCGCGTGTTGGTCTCCGTGTTCCACAAACTGACAGGACGGCTGTATCCCGCCATGGACCTGAAGCCCGTGCTGAGTCAGGAGATCCGTAGGCTGGAAGCAGGAGAGGTCCGCGCCGAGGAAATTCGCAGGGAAGCTCTGCTCACTGAG GTGGAGGCGGTGAAACCACGTGGAGGTGTCACTGCAGACTGGGACAGCGGCATTGCAGGTCTCTCCACTGCCACGTACCTGGAGG ATTCAGACACTGTGTGCCTGGAAGCGGACGGGCTCTCTCTCAGCAGTGGGGGTGATCTGGAGCCCGGCCTCCAGTACTCCATCTGGGTCTCCTTCTATGAGATCTACAACGAGTTTCTGTACGACCTGCTGGAGACACCACCGTTCCTCCACAACCGGAAGAGAGCCACGCTGCGTCTGAGTGACGACAAATATGGAAACCCCTACGTGAAGG ACTTGACGTGGATTCAGGTTCGCAGTGCTGAGGAGGCGTGGAAAGTGCTCAGGGTTGGTCGACGTAACCAGAGCTTCGCCAGCACACACCTCAACCACAACTCCAGCCGCAG CCACTGTATCTTCACTCTTCGGGTGCTACATATCCAGCCACAGACTGATCTGGTACTTGGAACACGAATCAGTGA gctgtctgtgtgtgacctGGCTGGTTCGGAGCGCTGTAAGGAGCAGCAGAGTGGAGAGCGGATGAAGGAGGCGACCAACATCAACACGTCTCTGCTCACACTGGGACGCTGTGTGAGTGCCCTCCGACACAACCAGAACAACAG GTCGCGACCCCCGCAGGTGGTGCCGTTCAGGGACAGCAAGCTAACGCGTGTGCTACAGGCCTACTTCTGTGGGCATGGGCACTCCTGCATGATGGTCAACATCAACCCCTGCGCATCCACCTACGACGAAACCCTACAGGCCCTCAAGTTCTCCGCCATCGCCACCCAG CTGGTGCATGGTCCATCCTCTAAGACGCGCGTGGCCTACATCCTGTCTCTCCTTCGGGAGCAGTCTGTCCATCCAAACGACACGGCTCTAatagaggaggaagaggaggaggatagTGATGAAGAAGGAGACCTCACCATGTTCAACGCTGAG GCTCTCCTGAAGGCCATTGACGTCCTGAAGCGGGAGGTGTTGCGTCAGCGGCAAGAGAAGGAGGATCTGGAGgcgcgtgtgagagaggagGTCTGCTCCGAGATGATGGATATCATCAACAGCATGCAGGACAACTTCAG CACAACCCTTGAGAGCGAGAGGGACCTGATGGAGAAGAGGTGTGAGAACAAGATCAACAATCTGAGGAGCAGCCTGAGGACGTACTACAGCCAGCAGCTGGAG gagagagaggagcagatcCGAGAGCTAACCGCAGCTCTGCAGGAGCCCAGGGGTGGGAGTGGGGCTCCTATATTCCCCCCACTGGTGGAGGGGGAGGGCCCACGGCGCTCTCAGAGGCTGGCCTCTGTGCAGAGGCGGGACACAGGGCACGAGAAGGCGGAGCTGGAACAGTGCAGGGCGGAGCTGGAACAGTGCAGGGCGGAGCTGGACCTGAAGCAGACTGAGCTGAGACTGAAGACGCTGG AGCTGAAGCGTTTCCAGGAGCAGATTCCCGTTGACAGCACCACTGGAAGCCTGACGGCTACAGTGGACCGCAAGCTGATGGAGGGCCAGAAG aaCCTCAGGCAGCTGCgagcagacctgcacacactGGGTCTGAAGCTGCAGTCTGGGGAGAGAGCCTGCTGTCGTAACACTGACGGAGAGAAGTTACGCACCGCCCTGAGTACAGCAGACCACACACTCGCCAAACAG ATCTCCACGCTCAGGACCAGATGCTGA